The Coffea arabica cultivar ET-39 chromosome 3c, Coffea Arabica ET-39 HiFi, whole genome shotgun sequence genome contains a region encoding:
- the LOC113734063 gene encoding mediator of RNA polymerase II transcription subunit 33A-like has product MEEVSASYDQCSYWDAVLELTKLAQENGSDPLLWAIQVSANMSSSGVSFPSFELANFLVSYIFWENNVPITWKFLEKALVLKIVPSLPVLALLSTRVIPNRHSCPAAFRLYMELLKTHAFEFESHSKLPNYQKIRKSISNIIHSSQIFDVQADEPGVLVIQIVFSIVWQLLDASLDDEGLLKLTPEKNSRWPTKLQDMEIDGYKNSDVMRLENKERLKNANTVMAIELIGKFLQNKVTSRIIYLARQSMRRPWGGFVQRIQLLVSHSTALRNSKLLTSETLLKLIHNSPKLMLQRPRRCAPEELPGVGHFKSLAYRSGCRVGLSCASLWLPLDLILEDAMDNSQVNATSSVETVTGLVKALQAINGSTWHETFLGLWKAALRLVQRERDPIEGPVPRLDTRLCMLLSITTLVVADLIEEEESAPTDEIDVDLDSQCKQTTGNRRGDLASSLQNLGDFEMLLTPPHSVIPAANQAAAKAMMFVSGINVGSAYFESISMTDIPTNCSGNLRHVIVEACIARNLLDTSAYFWPGYASGSINQLPHTVPTQIPSWSSFMKGAPLTPLLINALVSVPASSLAELEKIFETAVKGSDDEKIAAARILSGASLVRGWNIQEHTAYFITRLLSPPAPADYSGDDSHLIGFGPMLNVLLVGIAPVDCVQIFSLHGLVPQLACSLMTICEVFGSCIPNISWTLTTGEEISAHAVFSNAFALLLKLWRFNHPPIEYGVGDLPPVGSQLTPEYLLLVRNSLLVSSGNLLKDPNRRRLATVASASYLKPIFVDSFPKLKVWYRQHLACIASPLSGLVHGTPVHQTVDALLNMMFRKISRGSQSATSITSGSSSSSGPGSEDTLPRPILPAWDILEAVPFVVDAALTSCAHGILSPRELCTGLKDLADYLPASLATIVSYFSAEVTRGIWKPVFMNGTDWPSPAANLFYVEEQIKKILAATGVDVPSLAAGGNSPGTLPLPLAAFVSLTITYKLDKASQRFLNLAGPALESLAAGCPWPCMPIVASLWTQKAKRWSDFLVFSASRTVFLHNNDAVVQLLKSCFSVTLGLNTTSVTSNGGVGSLLGHGFGSHMYGGISPVAPGILYLRVYRSIRDIMFMREEIVSLLMQSVKDIACSGLPVEQREKLKSAKNGKYGHVSLDTIMIKVKLAASLGASLAWLTGGLGLMQSLIKETLPSWFLSAHPSDQEGASTMGVPMLQGYALAYFTVFCGAHAWGLDAISSSSKRRPKVLREHLEFVASVLDGQISLGCDPATWRAYVMELLSLMVDCFSSWMLEVDVMLLKRLGEGLRKWNEEELALALLCLGGAGTIGAAAELIIDTDL; this is encoded by the exons ATGGAGGAGGTGTCAGCATCTTATGATCAGTGCAGCTATTGGGATGCTGTATTGGAGCTAACAAAGTTGGCCCAAGAAAATGGAAGTGACCCTCTATTGTGGGCAATTCAAGTTTCCGCGAACATGAGTTCTTCAGGGGTGTCTTTCCCTTCTTTTGAGTTAGCCAACTTCCTGGTTTCTTACATTTTCTGGGAAAACAATGTTCCTATAACTTGGAAATTCCTAGAGAAAGCTTTGGTTCTCAAGATTGTGCCTTCTCTTCCTGTTCTTGCACTGCTCTCCACAAG GGTAATCCCAAATCGACATTCCTGTCCAGCAGCATTTAGGCTTTATATGGAACTTCTAAAGACGCATGCATTCGAGTTTGAGAGTCATTCAAAGTTACCTAATTATCAGAA GATCAGGAAGTCAATTAGTAATATTATCCACTCCTCTCAGATATTTGATGTACAAGCAGATGAACCTGGAGTTCTTGTGATTCAGATTGTCTTTTCAATTGTTTGGCAATTGCTTGATGCATCCTTGGATGATGAAGGGTTGCTGAAACTTACCCCTGAAAAAAATTCTAGATGGCCCACTAAACTGCAGGACATGGAGATTGATGGCTACAAAAATTCTGATGTAATGAGGCTTGAAAACAAAGAGAGATTGAAGAATGCTAATACTGTCATGGCCATAGAGTTGATAGGCAAATTTCTGCAAAACAAAGTAACTTCCAGGATTATTTATTTGGCTCGCCAAAGCAT GAGAAGACCTTGGGGTGGTTTTGTCCAGCGAATTCAACTGCTTGTATCACATTCCACAGCATTAAGAAATTCAAAACTTCTAACATCAGAGACTCTTCTAAAGTTGATACATAATAGTCCCAAGTTAATGCTGCAGCGTCCCAGAAGATGTGCTCCAGAGGAGCTACCTGGTGTTGGGCATTTTAAATCTCTAGCATATAGGTCTGGTTGTCGTGTTGGGCTTAGTTGTGCTTCGCTTTGGCTTCCTCTTGATTTGATATTGGAAGATGCAATGGACAATTCACAAGTTAATGCAACTAGTTCTGTTGAAACTGTTACTG GTCTAGTAAAAGCTCTTCAAGCAATCAATGGTAGCACTTGGCACGAGACTTTCCTAGGACTTTGGAAGGCAGCTTTACGTCTAGTTCAAAGG GAAAGGGATCCAATTGAAGGGCCTGTTCCACGCCTAGATACTCGACTATGCATGTTACTCTCTATCACAACTCTTGTGGTTGCTGATCTTATTGAGGAAGAGGAAAGTGCTCCAACTGATGAGATTGATGTTGACTTAGACAGTCAGTGCAAACAGACTACTGGAAATCGTCGTGGGGATTTGGCCTCTAGCTTACAGAATCTGGGTGATTTTGAGATGCTTTTAACTCCTCCTCACTCTGTTATTCCCGCAGCCAATCAAGCAGCTGCAAAAGCAATGATGTTTGTTTCTGGAATAAACGTTGGCAGTGCATATTTTGAATCCATCAGCATGACAGATATTCCAACAAACTGTT CTGGAAACCTGCGACATGTAATAGTCGAGGCCTGCATTGCCAGAAATTTACTGGATACATCTGCTTACTTCTGGCCAGGCTATGCGAGTGGAAGCATCAATCAATTACCCCACACTGTTCCCACTCAAATTCCTAGTTGGTCCTCTTTCATGAAGGGTGCCCCACTTACACcattgttgataaatgctttAGTTTCAGTGCCTGCTTCAAG CTTAGCAGAATTGGAGAAGATTTTTGAGACTGCGGTGAAAGGATCTGATGATGAGAAGATAGCTGCTGCAAGAATTCTTTCTGGAGCTTCCTTAGTTCGTGGGTGGAATATACAG GAACACACAGCATATTTTATAACCAGATTGTTGTCTCCACCAGCTCCTGCTGACTACTCTGGGGATGACAGCCATTTGATAGGTTTTGGGCCAATGCTGAATGTCTTACTTGTTGGCATTGCACCTGTTGACTGCGTCCAGATTTTTTCCCTGCATGGCCTG GTTCCACAACTAGCTTGTTCACTGATGACGATATGCGAGGTATTTGGTTCATGTATTCCTAATATCTCATGGACACTCACTACAGGAGAGGAAATCTCTGCGCATGCTGTATTTTCAAACGCATTTGCTCTTCTTCTAAAGCTATGGAGGTTTAATCATCCTCCAATTGAATATGGAGTGGGGGACTTACCACCAGTAGGGTCTCAACTAACTCCCGAGTACCTCCTACTTGTGCGTAATTCCCTGCTAGTATCTTCTGGAAACTTACTCAAGGATCCAAATAGAAGGAGATTAGCCACTGTTGCAAGTGCTTCTTACCTGAAACCCATCTTTGTAGACTCATTTCCAAAACTAAAGGTTTGGTATAGGCAACATCTGGCATGTATAGCTTCACCCCTTTCTGGGCTTGTCCATGGAACCCCTGTCCATCAAACAGTTGATGCCCTTCTAAACATGATGTTCAGAAAAATTAGTAGAGGAAGCCAGTCAGCAACTTCCATAACATCTGGGAGTAGTAGTTCCTCTGGACCTGGCAGTGAAGATACTCTTCCAAGGCCAATATTACCTGCTTGGGATATACTTGAAGCTGTCCCTTTTGTGGTTGATGCTGCTCTAACCAGTTGTGCTCATGGGATACTGTCTCCTCGGGAATTGTGCACAG GCCTTAAAGACTTGGCTGATTATCTTCCAGCATCCTTGGCAACTATTGTAAGTTACTTCTCTGCTGAAGTAACTCGTGGCATCTGGAAACCAGTTTTCATGAATGGAACTGATTGGCCAAGCCCTGCTGCCAATCTCTTTTATGTTGAggaacaaataaagaaaattttagctgCCACTGGTGTTGATGTCCCAAGCCTTGCTGCAG GGGGGAACTCTCCAGGAACACTTCCACTGCCGTTGGCTGCATTTGTGAGCCTCACTATAACATACAAACTTGATAAAGCCTCGCAACGGTTTCTCAATCTGGCAGGCCCAGCATTAGAGTCCCTAGCAGCAGGTTGTCCATGGCCATGCATGCCGATTGTGGCTTCTCTGTGGACCCAAAAGGCAAAACGCTGGAGTGACTTTCTTGTATTTTCTGCCTCTCGTACTGTCTTCCTACACAACAATGATGCAGTTGTTCAGCTGCTAAAAAGTTGCTTCTCCGTGACTCTTGGCCTGAACACAACCTCAGTAACTAGCAATGGGGGTGTTGGGTCACTTCTTGGCCATGGATTTGGATCACATATGTACGGTGGGATTTCTCCAGTAGCCCCAGGGATTCTATATCTACGTGTTTACAGATCAATCAGGGACATCATGTTCATGAGAGAAGAGATTGTTTCTCTGCTGATGCAATCCGTGAAAGACATAGCATGCAGTGGGCTACCTGTAGAACAACGAGAAAAGCTGAAGAGCGCCAAAAATGGCAAGTATGGGCATGTTTCACTTGATACAATAATGATTAAGGTGAAACTAGCAGCTTCTTTGGGAGCTTCACTGGCATGGTTAACTGGTGGACTGGGGCTTATGCAGTCATTGATAAAAGAAACCTTGCCTTCTTGGTTTCTGTCAGCTCACCCATCAGACCAGGAAGGGGCCTCCACTATGGGAGTCCCTATGCTCCAAGGGTATGCGCTGGCATACTTTACAGTGTTTTGTGGAGCACATGCATGGGGTTTAGATgcaatatcatcatcatcaaagcGACGTCCAAAAGTTCTTCGGGAGCACCTGGAGTTTGTAGCTAGTGTCCTTGATGGCCAAATATCACTCGGTTGTGACCCAGCCACCTGGCGGGCTTATGTCATGGAGCTTCTGAGCCTGATGGTTGATTGCTTTTCCTCTTGGATGCTTGAGGTGGATGTAATGTTGTTGAAGAGACTGGGTGAAGGGCTGAGGAAATGGAATGAGGAAGAGCTTGCTCTAGCTTTGCTGTGCCTTGGGGGGGCTGGTACAATTGGGGCAGCTGCTGAACTGATCATAGACACTGACTTGTAG
- the LOC113736337 gene encoding ribonucleoside-diphosphate reductase small chain A-like isoform X1, with product MGSLRNCTGASLVDEEEEEEPILTEQSQRFCMFPIKYPQLWEMYKKAEASFWTVKSLLMHVCSFKCSNIDVWDSAEEVDLSLDVQHWETLSHSEKHFISHVLAFFAASDGIVLENLAARFLKDVQIPEARAFYGFQIAIENIHSEMYSLLLETYIKDSREKNRLFNAMETVPCVAKKAKWALNWIQSSRSFAERLVAFACVEGIFFSGSFCAIFWLKKRALMPGLTFSNELISRDEGLHCDFACLLYSLLQKQVQWQKVHQIVHEAVEIEIEFVCDALPCALIGMNAALMSQYIKFVADRLLVSLGCQKMYDVENPFDWMEFISLQGKANFFERRVGDYQKASVMSSLQDGSKNFEFKLDEDF from the exons atggGTTCTTTGAGGAATTGTACAGGGGCAAGTCTTGTGGAcgaggaggaagaagaggaaccCATATTGACGGAGCAATCTCAAAGATTCTGCATGTTCCCCATTAAATACCCTCAACTTTGGGAAATGTACAAGAAGGCTGAAGCCAGTTTTTGGACAG TGAAAAGTTTGTTGATGCACGTTTGCTCTTTTAAATGTTCTAACATTGATGTCTGGGATTCAGCCGAAGAGGTCGATCTTTCTCTGGATGTGCAGCACTGGGAAACATTATCTCATTCTGAAAAGCACTTTATAAGCCATGTACTGGCTTTTTTTGCTGCATCAGATGGGATCGTTCTGGAAAATTTGGCTGCTAGGTTCTTGAAAGATGTTCAAATTCCAGAG GCTCGTGCATTTTATGGCTTTCAAATTGCCATTGAGAATATACATTCTG AGATGTACAGCTTGCTTTTGGAAACGTACATCAAAGACTCCAGAGAGAAGAATAGATTGTTTAATGCCATGGAAACTGTTCCTTGTGTTGCTAAAAAGGCCAAGTGGGCTTTGAATTGGATTCAGAG TTCACGCTCATTTGCAGAGAGACTTGTAGCTTTTGCTTGTGTTGAGGGAATATTCTTCTCAGGGAG CTTTTGTGCTATCTTTTGGCTTAAAAAGAGGGCATTGATGCCTGGCTTGACATTCTCAAATGAGCTTATCTCAAGAGACGAGGGTCTTCACTGTGATTTTGCTTGCCTTTTATACAG TTTGTTGCAGAAGCAAGTACAATGGCAAAAGGTTCATCAAATTGTCCATGAGGCTGTTGAAATAGAGATTGAGTTTGTATGTGATGCTCTTCCTTGTGCATTAATTGGCATGAATGCTGCACTAATGAGCCAATACATCAAATTTGTTGCTGATCGCCTATTG GTTTCATTAGGGTGCCAGAAAATGTACGATGTAGAAAACCCCTTTGACTGGATGGAGTTTATTTCCTTGCA AGGAAAAGCAAACTTCTTTGAGAGAAGGGTGGGTGATTATCAGAAGGCTTCTGTTATGTCAAGCTTGCAAGATGGTTCAAAGAACTTTGAATTCAAACTTGATGAGGACTTCTAG
- the LOC113736337 gene encoding ribonucleoside-diphosphate reductase small chain A-like isoform X2 produces MGSLRNCTGASLVDEEEEEEPILTEQSQRFCMFPIKYPQLWEMYKKAEASFWTAEEVDLSLDVQHWETLSHSEKHFISHVLAFFAASDGIVLENLAARFLKDVQIPEARAFYGFQIAIENIHSEMYSLLLETYIKDSREKNRLFNAMETVPCVAKKAKWALNWIQSSRSFAERLVAFACVEGIFFSGSFCAIFWLKKRALMPGLTFSNELISRDEGLHCDFACLLYSLLQKQVQWQKVHQIVHEAVEIEIEFVCDALPCALIGMNAALMSQYIKFVADRLLVSLGCQKMYDVENPFDWMEFISLQGKANFFERRVGDYQKASVMSSLQDGSKNFEFKLDEDF; encoded by the exons atggGTTCTTTGAGGAATTGTACAGGGGCAAGTCTTGTGGAcgaggaggaagaagaggaaccCATATTGACGGAGCAATCTCAAAGATTCTGCATGTTCCCCATTAAATACCCTCAACTTTGGGAAATGTACAAGAAGGCTGAAGCCAGTTTTTGGACAG CCGAAGAGGTCGATCTTTCTCTGGATGTGCAGCACTGGGAAACATTATCTCATTCTGAAAAGCACTTTATAAGCCATGTACTGGCTTTTTTTGCTGCATCAGATGGGATCGTTCTGGAAAATTTGGCTGCTAGGTTCTTGAAAGATGTTCAAATTCCAGAG GCTCGTGCATTTTATGGCTTTCAAATTGCCATTGAGAATATACATTCTG AGATGTACAGCTTGCTTTTGGAAACGTACATCAAAGACTCCAGAGAGAAGAATAGATTGTTTAATGCCATGGAAACTGTTCCTTGTGTTGCTAAAAAGGCCAAGTGGGCTTTGAATTGGATTCAGAG TTCACGCTCATTTGCAGAGAGACTTGTAGCTTTTGCTTGTGTTGAGGGAATATTCTTCTCAGGGAG CTTTTGTGCTATCTTTTGGCTTAAAAAGAGGGCATTGATGCCTGGCTTGACATTCTCAAATGAGCTTATCTCAAGAGACGAGGGTCTTCACTGTGATTTTGCTTGCCTTTTATACAG TTTGTTGCAGAAGCAAGTACAATGGCAAAAGGTTCATCAAATTGTCCATGAGGCTGTTGAAATAGAGATTGAGTTTGTATGTGATGCTCTTCCTTGTGCATTAATTGGCATGAATGCTGCACTAATGAGCCAATACATCAAATTTGTTGCTGATCGCCTATTG GTTTCATTAGGGTGCCAGAAAATGTACGATGTAGAAAACCCCTTTGACTGGATGGAGTTTATTTCCTTGCA AGGAAAAGCAAACTTCTTTGAGAGAAGGGTGGGTGATTATCAGAAGGCTTCTGTTATGTCAAGCTTGCAAGATGGTTCAAAGAACTTTGAATTCAAACTTGATGAGGACTTCTAG
- the LOC113738194 gene encoding endo-1,3;1,4-beta-D-glucanase-like — protein sequence MSGAAQASENPPSKLSSAKYEAATVEELGGLQTYIAGPRDSKTAIILLSDAYGYEGPKIRRLAENVAEETGFLVVVPDFFRGDPIDSIRDRAEWLRTHPADKGCEDAMAVIAALKSKGVSTIGVAGFCWGGMTVVKLARYDSIQVAVILHPGPITEDDIREVKVPIALLGAETDHLCPPELLTKLNGILTEKPEVNNFLKIYPGVKHGWTLQYSDDDEFAVKMAKEAHSDMLNWLTKHVN from the exons ATGTCAGGAGCCGCCCAAGCCTCTGAGAACCCACCATCAAAGCTTAGCTCTGCTAAGTATGAAGCAGCAACTGTAGAAGAGCTTGGTGGCCTTCAAACATATATCGCTGGACCCCGTGATTCTAAAACTGCTATCATCCTCCTATCTGATGCTTATG GATATGAAGGTCCAAAGATAAG GAGGCTTGCAGAAAatgttgcagaagaaactggATTCTTGGTAGTGGTTCCTGATTTCTTCCGTGGGGATCCTATTGATAGCATAAGGGATCGTGCTGAATGGCTGAGGACTCATCCTGCA GACAAAGGGTGTGAGGATGCTATGGCAGTAATTGCTGCTCTGAAGAGCAAAGGAGTTTCTACTATAGGGGTAGCAGGGTTTTGCTGGGGTG GAATGACTGTTGTGAAACTAGCAAGATATGATAGTATTCAGGTTGCAGTTATACTGCATCCTGGTCCGATCACTGAGGATGACATTCGTG AAGTTAAGGTTCCAATTGCTTTACTTGGAGCTGAGACGGATCATTTATGTCCACCTGAGCTTTTGACTAAGTTGAATGGCATTTTAACTGAAAAACCTGAG GTCAATAACTTCTTGAAGATATACCCTGGCGTAAAGCATGGATGGACACTACAGTACAGCGACGACGATGAATTCGCTGTTAAGATGGCAAAAGAAGCTCACTCAGACATGTTGAACTGGCTTACCAAGCATGTCAATTAG